From one Catharus ustulatus isolate bCatUst1 chromosome 1, bCatUst1.pri.v2, whole genome shotgun sequence genomic stretch:
- the PTP4A3 gene encoding protein tyrosine phosphatase type IVA 3: MARMNRPAPVEVCYKNMRFLITHNPTNATLSTFLEDLKKYGATTVVRVCEVTYDKTPLEKDGITVMDWPFDDGAPPPSKIVEDWLNLLKTKFCEDPGCCVAVHCVAGLGRAPVLVALALIESGMKYEDAIQFIRQKRRGAINSKQLTYLEKYRPKQRLRFKDPHNHKNKCCIM, encoded by the exons ATGGCCCGGATGAACCGCCCTGCACCCGTGGAGGTCTGCTACAAAAACATGAGGTTCCTCATCACCCACAACCCCACCAATGCCACGCTCAGCACCTTCTTGGAG gaccTGAAGAAATACGGTGCCACCACGGTGGTGCGAGTGTGTGAAGTGACCTATGACAAGACCCCCCTGGAGAAGGACGGCATCACTGTCATG GATTGGCCATTTGATGatggagcacctcctcccagCAAGATTGTGGAAGATTGGCTGAACTTGTTGAAGACCAAGTTCTGTGAGGACCCTGGTTGCTGCGTGGCCGTGCACTGCGTGGCCGGCCTGGGGCG cGCTCCCGTCCTTGTCGCGCTGGCCTTGATCGAGAGTGGGATGAAGTATGAAGATGCCATCCAGTTCATCCGACA GAAGCGCAGAGGAGCCATCAACAGCAAGCAGCTGACGTACTTGGAAAAATACCGACCAAAGCAGAGACTCCGATTTAAGGACCCTCATAACCACAAGAACAAATGCTGCATCATGTAA